From candidate division KSB1 bacterium, a single genomic window includes:
- the rplI gene encoding 50S ribosomal protein L9, with amino-acid sequence MKVILKQDHEKLGKAGDVVEVKPGYARNYLLPRGIALAATPSNLKAYHEQKKLDAQRLERAKKGALALAEKLNGVSCTATVAVGEEDRVFGSVTSQTIADLLKEKGFDIDKKKILLEEPIKALGIYDVAIKLHPEIEAKVKVWVVKA; translated from the coding sequence ATGAAGGTGATATTGAAGCAAGACCACGAAAAGCTGGGTAAAGCAGGTGACGTGGTGGAGGTAAAGCCTGGCTATGCCCGAAACTACCTCTTGCCGCGCGGCATAGCTCTTGCAGCTACACCGAGTAACCTGAAGGCATATCATGAGCAGAAGAAGCTGGATGCCCAACGTCTCGAGCGAGCCAAGAAGGGCGCCCTGGCTTTGGCAGAAAAACTGAATGGGGTCTCGTGCACGGCCACCGTGGCTGTGGGTGAAGAGGATCGCGTCTTCGGCTCGGTAACCTCGCAGACTATTGCTGACCTTCTCAAGGAGAAGGGCTTTGATATCGACAAGAAGAAGATCCTCTTAGAAGAGCCCATTAAGGCACTCGGCATCTACGACGTCGCGATCAAACTGCATCCAGAGATTGAAGCGAAAGTCAAAGTGTGGGTGGTGAAGGCCTAA
- the rpsR gene encoding 30S ribosomal protein S18: protein MLKRKKRICRFCEEGIVYIDYKDDKRLLRFTTDEGKIIPRRTSGTCARHQRQLVKAVKRARHLALIPFVAEITR, encoded by the coding sequence ATGCTGAAGCGAAAGAAACGGATCTGTCGTTTCTGCGAGGAAGGGATTGTCTATATCGACTACAAGGACGACAAGAGATTGTTGCGCTTCACGACTGACGAGGGGAAGATTATTCCGCGCCGAACCTCAGGAACGTGTGCGCGCCACCAGCGGCAGCTGGTCAAAGCAGTGAAACGGGCACGGCACTTGGCGCTCATCCCCTTTGTGGCAGAGATCACACGGTAG
- the ssb gene encoding single-stranded DNA-binding protein — protein MVDLKMPDINTVIIAGHLTCDPTFRKTTNGTPVANFYIACNRKFKDNTGQWRDNVCYVGVVAWYKLAESCYETLKKGSAVLIDGELQSRSWRSEDGTTRNVVEIKARRIQFLNRRAGEEGADFPDTADITEPEERVLEVAYPSGQALSSGGGRRSPGENQHRREHRQEIDVGETDFDFGYRGLKL, from the coding sequence ATGGTTGACTTGAAGATGCCAGACATCAATACTGTGATTATTGCCGGTCACCTGACGTGCGATCCTACCTTTCGCAAGACAACGAATGGTACTCCTGTGGCAAATTTCTACATCGCCTGCAACAGGAAGTTCAAAGACAACACTGGCCAGTGGCGGGACAACGTTTGCTACGTGGGGGTGGTCGCATGGTACAAACTGGCAGAAAGCTGTTATGAGACGCTGAAAAAGGGAAGTGCCGTGCTCATCGATGGCGAGCTCCAGAGCCGCAGCTGGCGAAGTGAAGACGGTACTACCCGCAACGTGGTAGAGATCAAAGCGCGGCGTATCCAATTTCTCAACCGCCGCGCAGGTGAAGAAGGGGCCGATTTCCCCGATACTGCGGACATTACCGAACCGGAGGAGAGAGTACTGGAAGTAGCTTACCCTTCGGGGCAAGCCTTGTCATCAGGCGGAGGGCGGCGCAGCCCGGGGGAGAACCAGCACCGGCGAGAACACCGCCAGGAGATTGACGTCGGCGAAACCGACTTTGACTTTGGGTATCGAGGCTTGAAATTGTGA
- the rpsF gene encoding 30S ribosomal protein S6: MRQYETTFVIDSQLKGGEIDEIIKKFERFISVNGGQILEVQRWGKRRLAYEIKKRQYGYYVHIRFSAGKGSIIRALEREYQLNEAILRYLTIALDKQALKAEALRKEKMGTAPTAAPIPLEAPEGELIAEEVKGEELGPVAEGEDVPEGDFPEDAS; this comes from the coding sequence TTGAGGCAGTACGAAACCACCTTTGTGATCGACTCGCAGCTCAAAGGCGGGGAGATCGACGAAATCATCAAGAAGTTCGAGCGGTTCATTTCCGTCAATGGCGGACAAATCCTGGAGGTGCAACGCTGGGGGAAGAGACGGCTGGCCTATGAGATCAAGAAGAGGCAGTACGGCTACTACGTGCACATTCGGTTTTCCGCAGGGAAGGGCTCGATTATCCGCGCGCTGGAGCGCGAGTACCAACTCAATGAGGCGATCTTGCGTTATTTGACCATCGCGCTGGACAAGCAGGCTCTCAAGGCTGAGGCGCTCAGAAAGGAGAAGATGGGTACCGCGCCAACAGCCGCTCCTATACCGCTGGAGGCGCCCGAAGGTGAGCTGATTGCTGAGGAGGTGAAAGGAGAAGAACTAGGGCCGGTGGCAGAGGGCGAGGATGTGCCCGAAGGCGATTTCCCCGAAGATGCCTCATAA
- a CDS encoding sodium-translocating pyrophosphatase gives MDAWTLTLVLVGATGGIGLVAAWVYDLAVRRQDMGPQQVVEIASAIRHGAMAFLRRELTWLSFFVIGATVLLAVFIKPLTGGAFLVGAFCSGLAGWLSMRAATRASAPTAQAATYSIGRALRVAFNGGSVLGFTIVGLGALGLVLTLAVLHWALGGDLPGVVNTVAGFSFGASSVALFARVGGGIYTKGADVGADLVGKVEENIPEDDPRNPAVIADNVGDNVGDIAGMGADLFESNIASIVGAMTIGVSLYGTKGATLPLLFAGMGILASLIGSLFVRWREGRDDTFQQQTHKARMALNTGMWVTVGLVIVGGYFLVRWQLGNVGVYYATVAGIVGGMLIGLSTEYYTSDRNRPVRGIARAAESGAAMNILAGLGVGMLSTAIPILIAAVAIFVAYRFGGLYGLGMVAVGLLASLGAVLSVDGYGPVTDNAAGLAQMAKLGEEARRRSEALDSVGNTTAAISKGFAIASAAFTAFALFWAYGQALKARGVELSMSLQDPETLIGLFIGGMLPVVFCALALDAVGKAGYEMVKEVRRQFREIVGLREGKAKPDYRRCVDISTRRALQQMVLPGALAVGAPLAVGLVFGPEALGGLLAGAIVTGFLFAVLMANAGGAWDNAKKYIEAGEFGGKGSPAHKASVVGDTVGDPFKDTAGPSLNILIKLMSIIALVCVPLFV, from the coding sequence GCTGACGTTGGTGCTTGTAGGGGCAACCGGGGGTATCGGCCTCGTGGCTGCATGGGTCTATGACCTGGCCGTGAGGCGACAGGATATGGGGCCGCAGCAGGTGGTGGAGATCGCCAGTGCCATAAGACATGGGGCCATGGCATTCTTGCGGCGGGAGCTCACGTGGCTCTCTTTTTTCGTCATCGGCGCGACCGTGCTGCTGGCCGTGTTCATCAAGCCTCTCACTGGGGGGGCATTCTTGGTAGGGGCGTTTTGTTCTGGGTTGGCAGGGTGGCTCAGCATGCGCGCGGCGACTCGGGCGAGCGCCCCTACGGCGCAAGCAGCCACCTACAGTATCGGGCGTGCCCTACGGGTGGCTTTCAATGGCGGAAGCGTCCTTGGGTTCACCATCGTCGGGTTGGGCGCCCTGGGCTTGGTGCTGACCCTGGCCGTTCTGCATTGGGCGTTGGGCGGTGATCTGCCTGGTGTCGTCAATACCGTGGCTGGGTTCAGTTTCGGCGCCAGCTCGGTGGCGCTGTTCGCACGCGTGGGGGGAGGCATTTACACAAAAGGGGCTGACGTGGGCGCCGACCTTGTGGGCAAGGTGGAAGAAAACATCCCGGAGGACGACCCGCGCAACCCGGCGGTGATCGCCGACAACGTGGGCGATAACGTGGGCGACATAGCTGGCATGGGCGCCGACCTCTTTGAATCGAACATCGCCTCCATCGTCGGCGCTATGACCATTGGCGTCAGCCTTTACGGCACCAAGGGCGCGACCCTGCCCCTTCTCTTTGCCGGAATGGGAATCCTTGCAAGCCTGATTGGCTCCCTTTTTGTCCGCTGGCGCGAGGGCAGGGATGACACGTTCCAGCAGCAGACCCACAAGGCCCGGATGGCTCTCAACACGGGCATGTGGGTAACGGTGGGGTTGGTGATAGTGGGTGGATACTTCCTGGTGCGGTGGCAGTTGGGCAACGTGGGTGTCTACTATGCGACTGTGGCCGGCATTGTGGGCGGCATGCTCATTGGGTTGAGCACCGAATATTACACCTCGGATCGAAATCGCCCGGTCAGAGGGATTGCGCGAGCGGCGGAAAGCGGCGCCGCGATGAACATCCTGGCGGGATTGGGGGTGGGAATGCTCAGCACTGCCATCCCTATTCTCATCGCCGCAGTGGCGATCTTTGTCGCGTATCGCTTCGGCGGGCTGTACGGGTTGGGAATGGTGGCCGTGGGATTGTTGGCAAGCTTGGGTGCCGTGTTGTCGGTGGATGGCTACGGTCCCGTCACGGATAATGCGGCCGGCTTGGCGCAGATGGCCAAGCTCGGTGAAGAGGCGCGCCGGCGCTCCGAAGCCCTGGACAGTGTGGGTAATACCACCGCCGCAATCAGCAAAGGATTCGCTATTGCTTCGGCGGCTTTTACAGCCTTTGCCCTCTTCTGGGCTTACGGTCAGGCCCTCAAGGCGCGGGGTGTTGAGTTGTCCATGAGCTTACAGGATCCGGAGACGCTCATCGGCCTGTTCATCGGCGGCATGCTCCCTGTGGTCTTCTGCGCGCTTGCTTTGGATGCAGTGGGCAAAGCTGGTTATGAGATGGTCAAGGAGGTGCGCCGCCAGTTCAGGGAAATCGTGGGCCTGCGCGAGGGGAAGGCCAAGCCTGACTACCGGCGATGTGTGGACATCAGTACTCGTCGCGCCCTCCAACAGATGGTACTGCCCGGGGCCTTGGCAGTGGGGGCACCACTGGCGGTGGGCTTAGTTTTCGGGCCAGAGGCGCTGGGAGGCCTCCTGGCCGGGGCGATCGTTACAGGGTTTCTCTTCGCTGTCCTGATGGCAAACGCGGGTGGCGCATGGGATAATGCAAAGAAGTACATCGAGGCCGGCGAGTTCGGTGGTAAAGGTTCACCCGCGCACAAGGCGTCCGTCGTAGGGGACACGGTTGGCGACCCCTTCAAGGATACGGCCGGCCCATCGCTCAACATCCTCATCAAACTGATGTCCATCATTGCTCTGGTGTGCGTGCCGCTTTTCGTGTGA